Part of the Streptomyces sp. HSG2 genome, GACGCCTACCGGCGGATGGCCGACGATCGCTGCGAGACGCTCCGCGCACGACTGGCGATGGCCGAGGACTTCGCCGCGACCCTTCGAGGGCGACTGGGCCCTCGGGCAGCGACGGACACCTGAACCGCCCGCGCCGAGCACCCGGCCCCGACCGAGTGGGGAACGCCGACCCGAGCGCCCGCGCGCCGAGGAGAGGCGAGCCCGGTGGCCCCCCTGTCCCCGCCCGGCCGCTCCCCTCGTCGCTCCGCCGGGGAGGGCGCCCGCCGCGCCTTGACGACCTTGCGCGACACGGCATCGGGCGACACGTTTCCGCCCCCGAGAACACCCCCTCCTCGCAGAATCCGACAGCTCCTGTCAGTTGCCGTCAGGGCGCCGGAAATCACCCGTACGGCTGATACACATACCCCGCTGGGGCCACATGTCAGGCGTTCGTGCGAACGCACCGGATGGCACAACACGGTCGGGCAGAGGGGGAAAGGTGTCGGACCTTCACGAATCCGTTCACCAAGCCGGTTTCGGCGCGCTCTCCAGGGCTTTGGCCCGGTGCCGGGCCGACGGGACGACCACGGCGCTGCGCGTGCGCGGCAGGCCCGGCGGGGTGTTCCATCTCCGGCGAGGCCGGGTGATCGCCGTCGAGAGCCCGGGGGCACCCGGGGTGGACGCCCTCCTGCTGCGTTCCGGTCGCCTGAGCGAGGCCGACCGGGCCGAGCTCTTCCCCGCGCGCACCATGCCGGAGAACCCGGACGCCGGGCTCGTCGCACGCGGCCACGTGGGCGCCGCCGAACTGCAGGTCGTCTCCGCGATGGCCCTTCGAGACGCGGTCTTCGCCATCGTCGCGGGGGACGTGGCCGAGTGCGTCGCCACCCCGGACGCGACGCCGGACGGCCCCGTGGTGGCGGACGAGGATCCCCTGGCGGTCCTGGACGCCGCCGCCCGCCGGCTGGCCGGCCTCGCGGCCCTGCCCGAGGCGGTCCTCCCGGACCGGGAGCGGGTGGTCTCGACCCGGCGCGTCCCCGACCGGGCCGAGACCCGAACCCCCCGCCGCCTGGAGATCCTCTCCCTCGCGAACGGGCGGCGCACCCCCAGGGACATCGCGTTCGCGCTCGGACGGGGCGTGTACGGCGTCACCGTCGAGGTCTCCCGCATGCTCGGCGAGGGATGGCTGGAGCGGGCCGGCCAGGACGCCCCCTCGGGCGACACACCCCGGGTGTGGGCGGCCGAGGTCCCGACGCCGCGTCACGCGACGGCCGGCCCCGAGGTCGTGGCGTCGATCGAATCCCTTCCCCGACGCACCCCGGGGGCCAGTGGGTTCAGGGCGAACGCCCTGGTCGCGTCGGAGTCGACGACGAACTGGAAGGGACTGTTCCGATTCAAGGGCCGCACCCGGGCCGGCCTGTTCGGCGGGACCGAATCCTGAACCGCCCGGGGAGTCACGAACATCGTGCGAGGAGGTACGTGAGTGGATCACGAGGCGCTGGCGGGTGAGATGAGAGAGCTTCGCGACCGCATACCCGGGATCACCGACACGCTCGTCGCCGCGGTGGACGGACTGCTCATCGCGGCGGACACCGAGGACGGGATCGAGCCCGACGGCCTGGCCGCGCTCTCGGCCGCCCAGATGGGGATCTCCCAGCGGACCGCCGCGGCCACCGGACGCGGCACCCTCCAGCGCACCGTGGCCTGGTCGGGCCGAGGGTGCGCGGCGGTGTACACGGTGGCGGACACCGCCCTGCTCGTGATCCTCGGCGACGACGGCCTGGACGTCGACCGACTGCACGTGGAAGCCCAACCGATGCTCAAGCGCATCGGGGCCGTCCTCTCCGAAGGGAAATAGCGAAATGGCGACGAAACGCATCACGGGGTTCTCCGACCAAGTGGCGGCGCTGGTCAAGGCCCTGCGGTCGGAGACCCCCGACTGCGTGGCGGCCGGGGTGGTGGACATGGCCACCGGCATGCTCCTGTCCTACGAGACCGTCGACACCCACCCCACGGAGGTCCTCGACCTGCTCGCCGGTGCGACCCTCGACCTCTTCCAGGGCCGCACCGTCCTCATGATCGAGGACGTCTTCAAGGAACGACGCGGGGTGCAGGACGACCACCACTACTTCCAGGAGATCCTGGTGAACAGCGAGAACCTGACCCACCTGTTCATCCGCATGAACGAGGGTCAGGACGTCGTGGCGGTGGCGGTCTGTCGCAAGTCGGTGAACGTGGGCATGCTGTTCGCGCAGGCCCGGCGGGTGATCAAGGAGTACGGCGGGATCTGAGGTACCCCCCCTCGGCGCCCCGACCGGCGCCCCCGATCGGGGTCCCGCGGGACGACGCGCCCCCGCCCCCCGTCCGGACCGTACGCCGGGCGGGGGCGGGATCAACCGTCCGGCAGCGTCTGTTCGGCCCAGATGGTCTTTCCGGTCGCCGTCGATCGGGTCCCCCAACGCTGCGCGAGGCGCGCCACGATGAACAGTCCCCGCCCGCCCTCGTCGGTGGTCCGGGCGTGGCGCAGCCGGGGCGTGGTGTTGCTGGTGTCGGAGACCTCGCAGATCAGGAAGCGGTCACGGATCAGCCGGATTCCGACCGGTCCGCTCGCGTGGCGGATGGCGTTGGTGACCAGCTCGCTGACGATCAACTCGGTGGTGTACGCCAGGTCGTGAAGGCCCCATTCGGCCAGTCGGCGCGCGCACCGGACCCGCGCCTGGGCCACGGCCGCGGGGTCGGCCGGCAACTCCCAGAAGACCACCCGCTCCGAAGGCAGGCCGCGGGTGCGGGCGAGGAGGAGGGCCGAGTCGTCCGACGGGGGCCCGGGCAGCAGGGCGTCCAGCGCCCTGCGTCCGATGGCCCGAAGCGTCGGGCCGCCTCCGGCGAGGGCCTCGCTCAGCCGGGCCAGTCCGGTGTCGATGTCGCGGTCCCTGCTCTCCACGAGACCGTCCGTGAAGAGGGCGATCAGACTGCCCTCCGCCACTTCCATCTCGGCGGACTCGAAGGGCAGGTAGCCGAGACCGAGCGGCGGACCGGCGGGAAGGTCGGGGATGTCGGCGGCGCCGTCCGGACCGACGACGACCGGCGGGAGATGCCCGGCCCTGGCCAGCGTGCACCGCCGGGTGACCGGGTCGTACACGGCGTACAGGCAGGTCGCCCCGAGGAAGGCGGCGCCCCCCTCCTCCGGCGCCCACTCCTGGTCGTCCTCCTCCTCCATCAGCCCGATCACCAGGTCGTCCAGGTGCGCGAGGAGTTCGTCCGGAGGCAGGTCGAGGTTGGCCAGCGTACGGACGGCCGTCCGCAGCCGTCCCATGGTGGTGGCCGCGTTGATGCCGTGGCCGACGACGTCCCCGACGACCAGGGCGACCCGGGCCCCGGACAGGGGGATCACGTCGAACCAGTCTCCGCCGACCCCGCTCGGCGCGTCCGCCGGAAGGTACCAGGAGGCCACCTCCAGGGCGGATCTGCCCGTCAACTCCTGCGGTAGCAGGGATTTCTGGAGCGACCGTGCGGCCGTGCGCTCGCGGGTGTAGCGGCGCGCGTTGTCGATGCTGACCGCGGCGCGGGCCACGATCTCCTCGGCCAGCCGCACGTCGTCCGGTTCGAAGGGCCCCGAACGCCGCGACCGGGCGAAGGTGGCCACGCC contains:
- a CDS encoding MarR family transcriptional regulator; protein product: MSDLHESVHQAGFGALSRALARCRADGTTTALRVRGRPGGVFHLRRGRVIAVESPGAPGVDALLLRSGRLSEADRAELFPARTMPENPDAGLVARGHVGAAELQVVSAMALRDAVFAIVAGDVAECVATPDATPDGPVVADEDPLAVLDAAARRLAGLAALPEAVLPDRERVVSTRRVPDRAETRTPRRLEILSLANGRRTPRDIAFALGRGVYGVTVEVSRMLGEGWLERAGQDAPSGDTPRVWAAEVPTPRHATAGPEVVASIESLPRRTPGASGFRANALVASESTTNWKGLFRFKGRTRAGLFGGTES
- a CDS encoding roadblock/LC7 domain-containing protein, with protein sequence MDHEALAGEMRELRDRIPGITDTLVAAVDGLLIAADTEDGIEPDGLAALSAAQMGISQRTAAATGRGTLQRTVAWSGRGCAAVYTVADTALLVILGDDGLDVDRLHVEAQPMLKRIGAVLSEGK